One region of Mesobacillus boroniphilus genomic DNA includes:
- a CDS encoding GGDEF domain-containing protein: MKLSLYLDDRETEKIFSYLRWIFLLVGILVFYFPPLADRLNFTEETFPLLLSIGFVYMTVTQVALLKMSAGNEYFNLLTKAGIVFDYIALMWLLALTNGVMSPLFPIAYLVVMHATIYWRTKGAILSSISLTAGYSAIFALQAQFDFNTTFVFILNLVFIWIIGVFGSLLVIRERKHLKQKEIFHELMFTDYLTGLYNHRHFQEQLRIMTCERQNFLLVMGDIDHFKQINDQFGHLTGDEILKKIGRIFRDLADEYDAQAFRYGGEEFAFLLPAIEETRQIRFFDDLYARISSEKFTEDCIIVTMSFGIAASKGGALPDKLLGYTDQLLYSAKANGKNQAKFETGYTYSFSKAKEEIAASSE, encoded by the coding sequence ATGAAGCTATCATTATATTTGGACGATCGTGAAACGGAAAAAATCTTTTCTTATTTACGCTGGATATTCTTGTTGGTAGGGATTCTAGTATTCTATTTTCCCCCTCTGGCGGACAGGCTTAATTTTACCGAGGAAACTTTTCCCTTATTGCTGTCAATAGGATTTGTCTACATGACCGTCACTCAGGTTGCTTTGCTTAAAATGTCAGCGGGAAACGAGTATTTCAATTTACTTACGAAGGCCGGCATCGTTTTCGATTATATTGCGTTAATGTGGCTGCTTGCCTTGACAAATGGAGTCATGTCCCCGCTTTTTCCGATTGCTTATTTGGTCGTAATGCATGCGACGATTTACTGGCGGACGAAAGGGGCCATTTTGTCCTCGATTTCGTTGACAGCAGGATACTCAGCTATTTTTGCCTTACAGGCCCAATTTGATTTTAATACAACATTTGTCTTTATTTTAAATCTCGTTTTTATATGGATCATCGGTGTGTTTGGATCGTTACTCGTGATACGGGAAAGGAAGCATCTGAAACAAAAAGAAATTTTTCATGAGCTGATGTTCACGGACTATTTAACAGGCTTATACAATCATCGGCATTTCCAGGAACAGCTAAGAATTATGACATGTGAACGGCAAAATTTCTTGCTGGTTATGGGTGATATCGATCACTTTAAACAAATTAATGACCAGTTTGGTCATTTGACTGGAGATGAAATTCTTAAAAAAATAGGAAGGATTTTTCGGGATTTGGCCGATGAATATGATGCACAGGCTTTCCGTTATGGTGGTGAAGAATTTGCTTTTCTATTGCCGGCCATCGAGGAAACCAGGCAAATTCGCTTTTTTGATGACCTTTATGCGAGGATATCTTCTGAAAAATTCACCGAAGATTGCATCATTGTCACAATGAGCTTTGGGATTGCTGCTTCAAAAGGTGGAGCTTTGCCAGATAAACTTCTTGGCTACACAGACCAGCTTTTGTACAGCGCAAAGGCAAACGGAAAAAACCAGGCTAAATTTGAAACTGGTTATACATATTCTTTTTCGAAAGCGAAAGAAGAAATTGCCGCTTCCAGCGAATAA